In the Myxococcus fulvus genome, one interval contains:
- a CDS encoding TIGR02996 domain-containing protein — translation MTDSFEHITAIREQPDDDGPRLALANALTQRGDPRGEFIDMQCALVRYPDDVEVQDTLLARTSALLDEHEETWLEPLGLKPHEVEWSRGFVDTVTLTPRRLDQIGSLLARGAPVRTLVLRELGGNAARLEEAMQSPLLDVITALDLEGCDLRADAGEVFARATGLSRLRELHLRGNHLGFQGARELASAACLGGLTHLDLYDNGIGPGGMRGIVRSPHFAHLRELYVGSQSARGEQPDELIGDGGVHELARATHMTELKVLGVEWSDITFKGAQHLSAARHLTGLRKLSIQGNRVWQSGARVLVERMPRLEELNIRSNELGVTGMRVVASALNRLTSLDMSDNDAGAAKALLGATQLTGLRKLRLAFSALDDGATRVIANLPHLSGLTTLDLHGNAIGPGGARVLVNAPPMAHLTWLDLSGNPLGSAGAEALATATCLDLLSTLRLAGTSLDARGVRTLLTGAHFQRLTELVLGSNPLGDEGAAALAEASHLSRLHTLELQEAGLGETGLKALAEAPHLSGLATLLLHDNPLTEAALRALGTATWSPSIQELGLGCAWLRERPEQGQALLAQLTLAMPGVLLNEYAWRPRSRVRPSGRKRRAR, via the coding sequence TTGACGGACTCCTTCGAGCACATCACGGCGATTCGCGAGCAACCGGACGACGATGGTCCACGGCTCGCGCTGGCCAACGCGCTCACCCAGCGGGGCGACCCTCGCGGTGAGTTCATCGACATGCAGTGCGCGCTCGTGCGCTATCCGGATGACGTCGAGGTCCAGGACACGCTCCTCGCGCGCACCTCCGCCCTCCTGGACGAGCACGAGGAGACGTGGCTGGAGCCCTTGGGGTTGAAGCCCCACGAGGTGGAGTGGTCACGCGGCTTCGTCGACACGGTGACGCTGACGCCTCGAAGGCTCGATCAGATCGGCTCCCTGCTCGCTCGTGGCGCACCGGTGCGGACACTGGTGCTGCGCGAGCTCGGCGGGAACGCCGCGCGGCTCGAGGAGGCGATGCAGTCCCCCTTGCTCGACGTCATCACGGCGCTGGACCTCGAGGGTTGCGACCTGCGCGCCGACGCGGGCGAGGTGTTCGCGCGGGCCACCGGCCTGTCCCGCCTTCGCGAGCTGCACCTGAGGGGAAACCACCTTGGTTTCCAGGGAGCCCGAGAGCTCGCGTCCGCGGCCTGCCTGGGCGGGTTGACGCACCTGGACCTGTACGACAACGGCATCGGCCCCGGAGGGATGCGGGGCATCGTGAGGTCGCCCCACTTCGCCCACCTGCGCGAGCTGTACGTCGGCTCCCAATCGGCTCGCGGCGAGCAACCCGACGAGCTCATCGGTGACGGTGGGGTCCATGAGCTGGCCCGGGCCACGCACATGACAGAGCTGAAGGTGCTCGGCGTCGAGTGGAGCGACATCACCTTCAAGGGCGCCCAGCACCTCTCCGCCGCGCGCCATCTCACGGGCCTGCGCAAGCTCTCCATCCAGGGCAACAGGGTCTGGCAGTCCGGAGCCCGCGTCCTGGTCGAGCGCATGCCTCGGTTGGAGGAGTTGAACATCCGGAGCAATGAGCTGGGCGTCACGGGGATGCGAGTGGTGGCCTCCGCGCTGAACCGACTCACGTCGCTGGACATGAGCGACAATGACGCGGGCGCCGCGAAGGCCTTGCTGGGAGCCACTCAATTGACGGGGCTGCGCAAGCTGCGGCTGGCCTTCAGTGCGCTGGATGACGGGGCCACGCGGGTGATAGCGAACCTCCCGCACCTCTCGGGGCTCACCACCCTGGACCTCCACGGAAATGCCATCGGTCCCGGGGGAGCCCGCGTGCTCGTCAACGCGCCGCCGATGGCGCACCTGACGTGGCTGGACCTGAGCGGCAATCCGCTCGGCTCGGCGGGCGCCGAGGCGCTCGCCACCGCGACCTGTCTGGACCTGCTCTCGACGCTGCGACTGGCGGGGACCTCACTCGACGCGCGGGGCGTTCGAACGCTGCTCACGGGTGCCCACTTCCAGCGCCTGACGGAGCTCGTCCTCGGCTCCAATCCCCTCGGAGACGAGGGCGCCGCGGCCCTGGCGGAGGCGAGCCACCTCTCCCGACTCCACACCCTTGAGCTGCAAGAGGCCGGACTGGGTGAGACCGGACTGAAGGCCCTCGCCGAGGCTCCTCACCTGTCGGGGCTCGCGACACTCCTGCTCCACGACAACCCGCTCACCGAAGCGGCCTTGCGCGCGCTCGGCACCGCGACCTGGTCCCCCTCCATCCAGGAGCTGGGGCTCGGCTGCGCGTGGCTGCGTGAACGGCCCGAGCAGGGACAGGCGCTGCTCGCGCAGCTCACCCTCGCGATGCCAGGCGTCCTGCTCAACGAGTACGCGTGGAGACCTCGCTCACGGGTGCGCCCCAGCGGCCGCAAGCGTCGGGCCCGCTGA
- the map gene encoding type I methionyl aminopeptidase, with the protein MGTPLFKDAEVERLRLAGAAAAGTLAWVAQRLAPGISTEDINQWVREDTARRGGIPSQLGYHGFPATVCTSRNHVVCHGVPSPNERLAPGDIINVDVTTNLNGYHGDTSATFCIGEVSADARHVVDVARRCRDIGISVVRHGAKLGDIGAAIQELAEKEGCSIVREFGGHGIGRTMHGPPHVAHFGKKGTGITLRSGMVITIEPMVNLGRPDIRILEDEWTVVTVDGSLSAQFEHTVLVTREGCEILTPNPGLPLSAGPTLAAAGAHP; encoded by the coding sequence ATGGGAACTCCACTCTTCAAGGACGCGGAGGTCGAGCGTCTGCGTCTGGCCGGCGCGGCGGCCGCCGGCACGCTCGCCTGGGTCGCGCAGCGGCTGGCGCCGGGCATCTCCACCGAGGACATCAACCAGTGGGTGCGCGAGGACACGGCGCGGCGGGGCGGCATCCCCAGCCAGCTCGGCTACCACGGCTTCCCGGCCACGGTCTGCACCAGCCGCAACCACGTCGTCTGTCACGGCGTGCCGAGCCCGAACGAGCGGCTGGCGCCCGGTGACATCATCAACGTGGATGTCACCACGAACCTGAATGGTTATCACGGGGACACCTCCGCCACGTTCTGCATCGGCGAGGTGTCCGCGGACGCGCGGCACGTGGTGGACGTGGCCCGCAGGTGTCGGGACATCGGCATCTCCGTGGTGCGCCATGGCGCGAAGCTGGGCGACATCGGCGCGGCCATCCAGGAGCTGGCGGAGAAGGAGGGATGCAGCATCGTGCGCGAGTTCGGCGGGCACGGCATCGGCCGCACCATGCACGGGCCTCCGCACGTCGCGCACTTCGGCAAGAAGGGCACGGGCATCACCCTGCGCTCGGGCATGGTCATCACCATCGAGCCGATGGTGAACCTGGGGCGTCCCGACATCCGCATCCTGGAGGACGAGTGGACGGTGGTGACGGTGGACGGCAGCCTCTCCGCGCAGTTCGAGCACACGGTGCTGGTGACGCGCGAGGGCTGCGAGATCCTCACGCCCAATCCGGGGCTCCCGCTCTCAGCGGGCCCGACGCTTGCGGCCGCTGGGGCGCACCCGTGA